The Sinomonas sp. P10A9 genome contains the following window.
CCGAATCCGGTGAAATGGAGCGCGATCCCGAAGGCGACCACGAGCACGAGCACGGGGATGAGCCAGACCGGGATCCCGGTGGCGCCGATCTTGGCGGTGATCCCCTTGGTGATGGCGAGGGGGAAGCTGGTGACTGCCTGGTCGCCGAGTGCCACGAACGCCAGGCCGCGGAACAGCGCGAGGGTGCCGATGGTCACCGCGAGCGACGGCAGGCCGGCGGCGGTCACGAGGACGCCGTTGAACGCCCCGCAGACGGCACCGAGGAGTACCACGAGCGGCACGATGGTCTCCATCGGCACTCCTGCATTCCAGAGGACGCCGAAAACGCAACTGGTGAACCCGGCGACACTGGCCACCGAGAGATCGATCTCCCCTGTGAGGACGATGAGGGTCATGGGCAGCGCCAGCAGGAGGATCGGGATGATGTCGATCAGCAGGAACCCAGTGTTGCGGATGGAGGCGAAGCCGGGGATAAGGGACCCTGCGGCGATGATTCCAATGACCAGGACGGCGATGACTGCGGCGTCCCATCCGCGGAGCGCGCCGAAGCGTGGAGCAGCGGGAGCGGCCTCGGCTGCGGCCGATTCAGTACGGCGGGGAGTCTCAGTGGACACGGGCGTCAAGTCCTCTCAAGCGCAATTCGGTGCGGTGGGCCAGATACTTGTCCAGGCCGATGGATGCCAGGATGAGGGCGCCGACCATTGCCCCCTGCCAGAACGGGGAGACCCCGAGGACGGGAAGGGCGGACGTGATGGTGGTCAGAAGCACAGCGCCGATGGCGGCTCCGTAGGCGGTCCCGACGCCGCCGGCGATCGCAACTCCGCCGACGACCGCTGCGGCGACGACGTTGAGCTCGAGACCTTGGCCGGCTGTGGCATCGAGGTTGCCGTACTTGGCTGCGTAGGCCACGCCCGCGAGGCCCGCGAGGGCGCCGGAGGCGACGAAGGCCGTGAAGACGCGGCGGCCGACGCGCAGGCCGTAGAGGTTCGCGGCATTCAGGTCAGAGCCGATGGCGTAGAACTCACGGCCGGAGCGCAGGTGACGCAGGTACAGGCCCACCGCGAGCATGACGATCATGGCGATGATCGCCAGGTAGGGGATGCCGAGGAGCGAGCCGCTCCCCATGTCCAGCAGACCTTTGGGGAGGTCCGACGGATTGATGTGCTGGCCACGGGCCCAGGCGAAATCGATGCCGCGAAAGATGTACAGGGTGCCCAGCGTCACCACGAGGGCAGGGACCTTGGCCAGGGCGATGAGGGCGCCGTTGACTGCACCGAGGACTCCGCCGAGCGCCACTCCGGCCAGGATGACGAGAGGAATCGGCAGGTCCGGCATCGCTGAGCAGAGCTTGCCGGTGGCGAACGCGGTCAACCCAAGGACCGATCCGACGGACAGGTCGACGTTGCGGGTGATGACCACGATCGCCTGCCCGACGGCCAGGATGACCAGGATCGAGGAGTTCAGGAGCATGTCCCGGAGGCTCTGGGCATCGGCGAAGCGGGGATTGACGGTGGTGGTGACCGCGACGAGCAGGATCAGGGCGAGCAGGACGCCGAACTCCCTGGCCTTCGTCACGGAACCGATCCAGCCTGGTACGGCAAGGGTGCGGCGGGGTTGGCTGATCACGCTCACTGCGCGGCTTCCTTTCTGGTGGTCGCGGCAGGTGTTGTGCGCACACCGGCCGCGGCGGCCATGACCGTCTCCTCGGTGGCCTCTGCACGGCTGAGCTGAGCGGCGATGCGACCCTCGTGCATGACCAGCACGCGGTCAGACATCCCGAGGATCTCGGGGAGCTCGGACGAGATCATGAGGACTGCGAGTCCCTTTCCGGCGAGCTCGGAGATGAGCCGGTGCACCTCGGCCTTCGTGCCGACATCGATACCGCGAGTGGGTTCGTCGATGATCAGGACACGGGGGTCGGTGGAGAGCCACTTGCCCAGGACAACCTTCTGCTGGTTCCCTCCGGAAAGAGTGGAGATGGGAGAGGTGGGCGTCCCGGCCTTGATCTGCAGCCTCTTCGACCAGTCGCCGGTGACCCTGCTCTCCGCCCGGCCCGAGAGCAGGCCGAAACGGCTCAGGCGTTTGCGCAGCGTCAGGGTGAGGTTGCGGCTGACGCTCATCTCCATGACCAAGCCCTGCTTGCGCCTGTCTTCGGGGACAAAGGCCATTCCGGCTTTGATCGCATCCACGGGGGATCGACCTCGCAGCCGTTTGCCGCCCAAGGTGACGTCCCCGTCGTCGTACGCGTCAATCCCGAAGACGGCCCGGGCTACCTCCGAGCGACCCGCTCCGACGAGGCCGCTCAGACCGACGATCTCGCCCGCCCTGAGGGAGAAGGTGATGTCATGGAACGTCCCGCGCCGGCTCAGCCCGCGCACTTCAAGGACGGGGTCCCCGATCACGGCCTCCTGCTTGGGGTACAGCGACGAGACATCTCGGCCGACCATCTGGCGGATGACCCCGTCGACCGTGAGCTTCGAAGCCTCGGCCGTGGTGACGTGGGCTCCGTCGCGCATGACCGTGATCCAGTCTGAGATCCCGAAGACCTCATCGAAGCGATGCGAGATGAACAGCACCGCCGCGCCCTTGGCGAGCAGCGTCCGTGTGACGCGGAAGAGCCGCTCGACCTCCGTGCCACTCAGAGCGGCCGTCGGCTCGTCCATGATGAGGACCCTCGCGTCCATCGAGATGGCTTTTGCGATCTCGACCAGCTGCTGGTCTGCGATGGAAAGGCCCTGGGCGATTCGGTCAGGGTCGATGTTCACTCCGAGCGCGCTGAACAGGCCGTTTGTCTGCTCTCGCATTGCGCGTCGGTCGATCCGGCGCAGGCCACCCT
Protein-coding sequences here:
- a CDS encoding ABC transporter permease, coding for MSTETPRRTESAAAEAAPAAPRFGALRGWDAAVIAVLVIGIIAAGSLIPGFASIRNTGFLLIDIIPILLLALPMTLIVLTGEIDLSVASVAGFTSCVFGVLWNAGVPMETIVPLVVLLGAVCGAFNGVLVTAAGLPSLAVTIGTLALFRGLAFVALGDQAVTSFPLAITKGITAKIGATGIPVWLIPVLVLVVAFGIALHFTGFGRTLFAMGYSTDAARFAGIPVAKTKFWLYVVSGAVAGMVGVWWTLRYGSARGDNATGLELSVVAAVLLGGVSIFGGKGNLPGVVAGVALLAVLRNALQLASVPEDTLSMLTGGLLIIAVVGPSALTGIRSRAPRSVSARPRSA
- a CDS encoding ABC transporter permease → MSVISQPRRTLAVPGWIGSVTKAREFGVLLALILLVAVTTTVNPRFADAQSLRDMLLNSSILVILAVGQAIVVITRNVDLSVGSVLGLTAFATGKLCSAMPDLPIPLVILAGVALGGVLGAVNGALIALAKVPALVVTLGTLYIFRGIDFAWARGQHINPSDLPKGLLDMGSGSLLGIPYLAIIAMIVMLAVGLYLRHLRSGREFYAIGSDLNAANLYGLRVGRRVFTAFVASGALAGLAGVAYAAKYGNLDATAGQGLELNVVAAAVVGGVAIAGGVGTAYGAAIGAVLLTTITSALPVLGVSPFWQGAMVGALILASIGLDKYLAHRTELRLRGLDARVH
- a CDS encoding sugar ABC transporter ATP-binding protein, coding for MPDTDARGQAGQQVASRPTVPVLELTDIHKSFGAVRALQGANLHLYSGQVTALVGENGAGKSTLVKTLAGVHQADSGHMLLDGRPVVFRDPLEARSAGIAVIYQEPTMFPDLTVAENIFMGRQPVKGGLRRIDRRAMREQTNGLFSALGVNIDPDRIAQGLSIADQQLVEIAKAISMDARVLIMDEPTAALSGTEVERLFRVTRTLLAKGAAVLFISHRFDEVFGISDWITVMRDGAHVTTAEASKLTVDGVIRQMVGRDVSSLYPKQEAVIGDPVLEVRGLSRRGTFHDITFSLRAGEIVGLSGLVGAGRSEVARAVFGIDAYDDGDVTLGGKRLRGRSPVDAIKAGMAFVPEDRRKQGLVMEMSVSRNLTLTLRKRLSRFGLLSGRAESRVTGDWSKRLQIKAGTPTSPISTLSGGNQQKVVLGKWLSTDPRVLIIDEPTRGIDVGTKAEVHRLISELAGKGLAVLMISSELPEILGMSDRVLVMHEGRIAAQLSRAEATEETVMAAAAGVRTTPAATTRKEAAQ